A genomic segment from Sparus aurata chromosome 20, fSpaAur1.1, whole genome shotgun sequence encodes:
- the LOC115571015 gene encoding neurogenic differentiation factor 2-like → MLSRLFSEVLPDVQRLAADWVEDNENDDCKGKDDEHEPCHLGDDDLDEPLEGSSRAESEMAGDDDEDDDAEEEECEDENSGDKPKKRGPKKRKMTAARVERSKVRRMKANARERTRMHDLNSALDNLRKVVPCYSKTQKLSKIETLRLAKNYILALGEILRNGKRPDVVTYVQMLCKGLSQPTTNLVAGCLQLNTRNFLTEQCTDGARFHMPSSPFSVHPYSYRCSRLSSPHYQPGTGAINLRSHSYGSGYEGGVYPPGGTSPDYNSPDYEGQHSPPVCLNGGAGGGGGLSGRQQEPSETDRNYHYSMHYSGLATSRPSHSLPFGPSGARSGGAHSENIPPFHDVHLHHDRAPPYEDLNAFFHN, encoded by the coding sequence ATGTTGAGCCGTCTGTTCAGCGAGGTGCTGCCGGACGTCCAGAGGCTCGCGGCCGACTGGGTGGAGGACAACGAGAACGACGACTGCAAGGGCAAGGACGACGAGCACGAGCCCTGCCACCTCGGGGACGACGACCTGGACGAGCCGCTGGAAGGCAGCAGCCGGGCCGAGTCCGAGATGGCCGGCGACGACGACGAGGATGACGACGCCGAGGAAGAGGAGTGCGAGGATGAGAACAGCGGGGACAAGCCCAAGAAGCGCGGCCCAAAGAAGCGCAAGATGACGGCGGCGCGCGTGGAGCGCTCCAAGGTGCGTCGGATGAAGGCGAACGCGCGGGAGCGCACGCGCATGCACGACTTGAATTCCGCGCTGGACAATCTGCGCAAAGTGGTGCCGTGCTACTCCAAAACCCAAAAGCTCTCCAAGATAGAGACTCTGAGGCTGGCCAAGAATTACATCTTGGCCCTTGGGGAGATTTTACGCAACGGGAAACGTCCAGATGTGGTGACCTACGTGCAGATGTTGTGCAAAGGCCTGTCCCAGCCCACCACCAACCTGGTGGCAGGCTGTCTGCAGCTGAACACCAGGAACTTCCTGACTGAACAGTGCACAGATGGAGCCCGCTTCCACATGCCCAGCTCCCCCTTCTCCGTCCACCCCTACTCCTACCGGTGTTCCCGCCTCTCCAGCCCGCACTACCAGCCCGGAACCGGTGCGATTAACTTGCGGAGCCATTCCTACGGTTCAGGGTACGAGGGGGGTGTGTACCCGCCGGGCGGGACGTCCCCTGACTATAACAGCCCGGACTACGAGGGCCAACACAGCCCGCCCGTGTGCCTGAACGGCGGCGCTGGCGGCGGTGGCGGCCTGTCCGGGAGACAGCAGGAGCCCTCTGAGACTGACAGGAACTATCACTACTCTATGCATTATTCCGGACTGGCCACGTCTCGACCCAGCCACAGCCTCCCCTTTGGGCCCTCGGGAGCGCGCAGCGGAGGTGCGCACTCGGAAAACATTCCACCTTTCCACGACGTGCACTTGCACCACGACAGGGCGCCTCCGTACGAGGACCTCAATGCTTTTTTTCACAACTGA